Proteins from one Mycobacterium sp. SMC-2 genomic window:
- a CDS encoding cytochrome P450: MSEFDTLKFFSDEALIIDPYTYYADQRSRCPVNFDPQQRLMALTGYDAAMSVYRDVEGFSACNSVIGPFSGLPFEPSGDDITDQIKQHRDQMPLSDYMPTMDPPRHAEVRGLLSKLMTPRRLKENEAFMWTLADRTLDGFVDAGKCEFVGQYARPSALLVIADLLGVPAEDHPAFLEYLEGQYNGLSENQTFEHNPFEFLENQFSAYIEDRRREPRGDVLTQLAQAKYPNGSTPEVIELVHHATFMFVAGQETTSKLLTFAIQLLGERPEMQQQLRDDPSLIPNFIEELLRLESPIKSHFRLASKTTTIAGVRIPAGTTIMMLPGAANRDPAHFTDPDEFRIDRPNVREHVAFGRGIHTCPGAPLARVQACVSLERALSRMADIRISEEHHGPADARRYTYEKPFMMRGLTELHIEFTPVS, from the coding sequence GTGAGTGAATTCGACACGCTTAAGTTCTTTTCCGACGAGGCTTTGATTATCGACCCATACACCTACTACGCCGATCAGCGCTCGCGGTGTCCGGTGAACTTCGATCCGCAGCAGCGGCTCATGGCACTCACCGGCTACGACGCTGCGATGAGCGTGTATCGCGACGTCGAGGGGTTCTCCGCGTGCAATTCCGTCATCGGCCCGTTCTCCGGCTTGCCGTTCGAGCCGAGCGGGGACGACATCACCGACCAGATCAAACAACATCGCGACCAGATGCCGCTCAGTGACTACATGCCCACGATGGACCCGCCACGGCATGCCGAGGTTCGCGGCCTGCTCAGCAAGCTGATGACGCCGCGAAGGCTCAAGGAGAACGAAGCCTTCATGTGGACGCTCGCGGACCGCACCCTCGACGGGTTCGTCGACGCCGGCAAGTGCGAATTCGTCGGGCAGTACGCTCGGCCGTCTGCCCTGCTCGTCATCGCCGACCTGCTCGGCGTCCCGGCCGAAGACCACCCTGCCTTCCTGGAATATCTGGAAGGACAGTACAACGGACTGTCGGAAAATCAGACGTTCGAACACAATCCGTTTGAGTTCCTCGAAAACCAGTTCAGCGCCTACATCGAGGACCGCCGCCGTGAGCCCCGCGGCGACGTGCTGACCCAGCTGGCCCAGGCGAAGTATCCCAACGGATCGACTCCCGAGGTCATCGAACTCGTGCATCACGCCACCTTCATGTTCGTCGCCGGACAGGAGACAACAAGCAAACTGCTGACCTTCGCGATTCAGTTGCTCGGCGAGCGGCCCGAGATGCAGCAGCAGCTACGCGACGATCCCAGCCTCATCCCGAACTTCATTGAGGAGTTACTGCGACTTGAGAGCCCGATCAAGAGCCACTTCAGGCTGGCGAGCAAGACCACGACCATCGCCGGTGTGCGCATTCCAGCCGGGACCACGATCATGATGTTGCCCGGGGCGGCGAATCGGGACCCCGCCCACTTCACTGATCCTGACGAGTTCCGCATAGACCGTCCCAACGTCCGGGAACATGTCGCGTTCGGGCGTGGCATCCACACCTGCCCCGGCGCGCCGCTGGCACGGGTCCAGGCCTGCGTCAGCCTCGAGCGTGCGCTGTCCCGGATGGCTGATATCCGGATTTCGGAGGAACATCACGGGCCCGCCGATGCTCGCCGCTACACCTACGAAAAGCCATTCATGATGCGGGGACTCACCGAGCTGCACATCGAGTTCACGCCCGTTTCGTGA
- a CDS encoding enoyl-CoA hydratase/isomerase family protein, with product MTATDDPVLLSQDRDGVRTLTLNRPRRKNAINPELWIALRDALHAAGRERSVRALVLTGSGGSFCSGADISVPDDIHPNYKLQRLTDVALALHELAIPTIAKVTGVAVGAGWNLALGCDFVVATPESKFCQIFSKRGLSIDLGGSWLLPKLVGLQQAKRLALLAETIDAEEAYALNLVTWLVSAAEIDAFVDDLADRLAAGPPIALAHTKALLNEGADSTLRDALANEARAQVGNFATADAAVAYAAFAERREPSFTGRWALSKSKESE from the coding sequence GTGACCGCGACCGACGACCCCGTGCTGCTGTCGCAAGACCGCGACGGAGTACGCACGCTGACCCTCAACCGTCCGCGCCGTAAGAATGCGATCAACCCCGAACTGTGGATCGCGTTGCGCGATGCGCTGCACGCCGCCGGTCGCGAACGCAGCGTGCGCGCACTCGTGCTCACCGGCTCCGGCGGCAGCTTCTGCTCCGGCGCCGACATCTCGGTCCCCGACGACATCCATCCCAACTACAAGCTGCAGCGCCTGACCGACGTCGCGCTGGCCCTGCACGAGCTGGCGATACCGACGATCGCAAAGGTGACCGGGGTGGCCGTCGGGGCGGGATGGAACCTCGCGCTGGGGTGCGACTTCGTCGTCGCCACGCCGGAATCGAAGTTCTGCCAGATCTTTTCCAAACGTGGCCTGTCCATCGACCTCGGCGGCTCCTGGCTGCTGCCCAAACTTGTTGGCCTGCAACAGGCCAAGCGGCTCGCGCTGCTCGCCGAGACCATCGACGCCGAGGAGGCGTACGCCCTGAACTTGGTGACGTGGCTGGTGTCGGCCGCGGAGATCGACGCCTTCGTCGACGATCTCGCCGATCGCTTGGCGGCCGGCCCGCCGATCGCCCTCGCCCACACCAAGGCCCTGCTGAACGAGGGCGCCGACAGCACCTTGCGCGATGCGCTGGCCAACGAGGCCCGCGCCCAGGTGGGCAATTTCGCGACGGCCGACGCGGCCGTCGCGTATGCCGCTTTCGCCGAGCGGCGGGAGCCGTCGTTTACTGGCCGGTGGGCGTTATCGAAATCCAAGGAATCGGAGTAG
- a CDS encoding cytochrome P450, which translates to MSKEFSELDFFRGTELIEDPYPYYEALRQQCPVTRETHHDVTMITGWDEACAVLNDAETWSSCISVTGPFPGFPVPLEGDDVTELIEQHRDELPFSDQLPTLDPPTHTNHRSLLMRLITPKRLKENEDAMWALADQTLDDFLAPGHGEWIKGFAGPFTLLVIADLLGVPMEDRDKFIKGIAEHAGGGIGGTKGSLAHSPLEFLYGLFSDYVRDRRREPRDDVLTGLATATYPDGSIPDVEDVARVASNVFSAGQETTVRLLGAALQTLGERPDIQAQLRKDRSLLPNFIEESLRHESPVKGDFRLNRVPVNVGGVDLPAGTTVMIVQAAANRDPRRFDDPATFDPARKNARQHISFGRGIHSCPGAPLARAETRVAIERLLDRTSDIRINERMHGPANDRRYQYVPTYILRGLTELHLEFTPA; encoded by the coding sequence ATGTCGAAGGAATTCTCCGAATTGGACTTCTTCCGCGGCACCGAGCTCATCGAAGACCCGTACCCCTACTACGAGGCGCTGCGCCAGCAATGCCCCGTCACGCGGGAGACCCATCACGACGTCACCATGATCACCGGCTGGGACGAAGCGTGCGCGGTGCTCAACGACGCCGAGACGTGGTCGTCATGCATCTCGGTGACCGGCCCGTTTCCAGGGTTTCCGGTACCGCTGGAAGGTGACGACGTAACGGAGTTGATCGAACAGCACCGCGACGAATTGCCGTTTAGCGACCAGCTGCCCACACTCGATCCGCCGACCCACACCAATCACCGCTCGCTGCTGATGCGGCTGATCACCCCGAAGCGCCTCAAGGAGAATGAGGACGCCATGTGGGCGCTGGCCGACCAGACGCTCGACGATTTCCTGGCGCCCGGCCACGGCGAATGGATCAAAGGCTTCGCCGGCCCGTTCACGCTGCTGGTGATCGCCGACCTGCTGGGTGTACCCATGGAAGATCGCGACAAGTTCATCAAGGGCATCGCTGAGCACGCAGGTGGCGGCATCGGGGGGACCAAGGGGTCGCTGGCGCACAGCCCGCTGGAATTCCTTTACGGTCTGTTCTCCGACTACGTCCGGGACCGCCGGCGCGAACCGCGCGACGACGTGCTGACCGGCCTGGCCACCGCCACCTACCCGGACGGCTCGATTCCCGATGTCGAAGACGTGGCCCGGGTGGCCAGCAACGTCTTCTCGGCGGGCCAGGAGACCACCGTGCGGCTGCTGGGGGCGGCCTTGCAGACGCTCGGCGAACGGCCCGACATCCAGGCGCAGCTGCGCAAGGACCGCAGCCTGCTCCCCAACTTCATCGAAGAGTCGTTGCGCCACGAGAGCCCGGTCAAGGGCGACTTCCGCCTGAATCGGGTGCCCGTCAACGTCGGTGGCGTCGATCTGCCCGCGGGAACCACCGTGATGATCGTGCAGGCGGCCGCCAACCGCGATCCTCGCCGGTTCGACGACCCCGCCACGTTCGATCCGGCCCGCAAGAACGCGCGCCAGCACATCTCGTTCGGGCGCGGTATCCACAGCTGCCCGGGAGCACCCCTGGCGCGCGCCGAGACCCGCGTGGCGATCGAGCGGCTGCTCGACCGAACGTCCGACATCAGGATCAACGAGCGCATGCACGGCCCGGCGAACGACCGTCGCTATCAATACGTTCCGACTTACATCCTGCGCGGATTGACGGAACTGCACCTGGAGTTCACGCCGGCATGA
- a CDS encoding thiolase family protein, with amino-acid sequence MRETVIVEAVRTPVGKRNGGLSGMHAADLSAVVLNELMERTGVAPEMVDDVIWGCVSQVGDQSSNIGRYAVLAAGWPETIPGTTVNRACGSSQQALDFAVQAVMSGQQDVVVAGGVEVMSRVPLGSARASGMPYGPKVLARYDDFSFNQGLSAEMIAKKWGFSRTRLDEYSAQSHERAAAAQDAGAFTEQIVPVFTGDETVVAADEGIRRGTTVEKLSGLKPAFTEDGVIHAGNSSQISDGAAALLVTTAEMAVELGLSPLVRYLAGAVTGADPVLMLTGPIPATEKVLKKAGVPLSEVGTFEVNEAFAPVPLAWLAETGADPERMNPLGGAIALGHPLGSSGAVLMTRMAYHMRDNGIRYGLQTMCEGGGTANATLVELVR; translated from the coding sequence ATGCGGGAAACAGTCATCGTCGAAGCCGTGCGCACGCCCGTGGGCAAGCGCAACGGCGGCCTGTCCGGAATGCACGCCGCTGACCTGTCCGCTGTCGTCCTCAACGAACTGATGGAACGCACCGGAGTCGCGCCGGAGATGGTCGACGACGTGATCTGGGGATGTGTGTCCCAGGTCGGCGACCAGTCCAGCAACATCGGCCGCTACGCGGTCCTGGCCGCCGGCTGGCCGGAGACCATCCCCGGGACCACCGTCAACCGGGCGTGCGGGTCCAGTCAGCAGGCGCTCGACTTCGCCGTGCAGGCGGTGATGTCGGGCCAGCAGGATGTCGTCGTCGCCGGCGGCGTCGAGGTGATGAGCCGCGTTCCGCTCGGTTCGGCCCGGGCGAGCGGCATGCCATACGGCCCGAAGGTCCTCGCCCGCTACGACGACTTCTCGTTCAACCAGGGGCTGTCGGCGGAGATGATCGCCAAGAAGTGGGGGTTCTCCCGCACCCGGCTCGACGAATACTCCGCTCAGTCCCACGAGCGGGCCGCCGCGGCCCAGGACGCCGGCGCGTTCACTGAGCAGATCGTGCCGGTGTTCACCGGCGACGAAACGGTCGTCGCCGCCGACGAGGGTATCCGGCGGGGGACCACGGTCGAGAAACTGAGCGGCCTCAAGCCGGCCTTCACCGAAGACGGTGTGATCCACGCGGGCAATTCCTCGCAGATCTCCGACGGCGCGGCGGCGCTGCTGGTGACGACGGCGGAGATGGCGGTCGAGCTGGGGCTGTCCCCACTGGTGCGCTACCTGGCGGGCGCGGTGACCGGGGCCGATCCCGTGCTCATGCTCACCGGACCCATCCCGGCAACCGAGAAGGTGCTGAAGAAGGCCGGCGTGCCGCTGTCGGAGGTGGGCACGTTCGAGGTGAACGAGGCCTTCGCGCCGGTGCCGCTGGCATGGCTGGCCGAAACCGGAGCGGATCCGGAACGGATGAATCCGCTCGGCGGCGCCATCGCGTTGGGTCATCCGCTGGGCTCGTCCGGCGCGGTGTTGATGACCCGGATGGCGTACCACATGCGCGACAACGGGATTCGCTACGGGCTGCAGACCATGTGCGAGGGCGGCGGCACCGCCAACGCCACCCTGGTCGAGCTCGTGCGGTAG
- a CDS encoding TetR/AcrR family transcriptional regulator, whose product MPDARRYDTLLAKGEDRKQRILDVAQRLLTHNGWRSTTLAQIAGEAGVTPAGLLHHFESKEQLLHAVLDARDLDDDLHADRTGDLFAQIAQVADRFNRAPELVGTFTVLLVENILPDAPLHDRMLARHRAATDIVADLIRRGQADGRYRADIDPAVKAVEILAFVHGMETTWLLDPSIPLTEAFKQYAETLARDFAP is encoded by the coding sequence GTGCCCGACGCACGGCGATACGACACGTTGCTCGCCAAAGGCGAGGACCGCAAGCAGCGGATCCTCGACGTCGCGCAACGGCTGCTCACGCACAATGGCTGGCGCAGCACCACGCTGGCCCAGATCGCCGGTGAGGCCGGGGTCACCCCGGCGGGACTATTGCATCACTTCGAATCCAAAGAGCAGCTGCTGCACGCCGTGCTCGACGCGCGCGACCTCGACGACGACCTGCACGCCGACCGGACCGGCGACCTTTTCGCCCAGATCGCGCAGGTCGCCGATCGATTCAACCGGGCGCCCGAACTGGTCGGGACTTTCACGGTGCTGCTGGTGGAGAACATCCTTCCCGACGCCCCACTGCACGACCGGATGCTGGCCCGGCACCGCGCCGCGACCGACATCGTCGCCGATCTGATCCGCCGGGGGCAGGCGGATGGCAGGTACCGCGCGGACATCGACCCCGCCGTCAAGGCCGTAGAAATTCTCGCGTTCGTCCACGGAATGGAAACCACATGGTTGCTCGATCCATCGATACCGCTAACCGAGGCGTTCAAGCAGTACGCCGAAACACTGGCGCGGGACTTCGCCCCGTAG
- a CDS encoding ferredoxin has product MKVTVDDQRCRGHGVCTTLCPEVFSLTDDGYAEAITSDVPTEFETATREAIECCPEQAISEIQSS; this is encoded by the coding sequence ATGAAAGTCACAGTCGACGACCAGCGCTGCCGCGGCCATGGCGTCTGCACAACGCTGTGCCCGGAGGTGTTCAGCCTCACCGATGACGGTTACGCGGAGGCGATAACATCGGACGTCCCAACGGAATTCGAGACCGCCACTCGAGAGGCCATCGAGTGCTGTCCCGAGCAGGCCATCAGCGAAATCCAATCCAGTTAA
- a CDS encoding DUF1330 domain-containing protein, producing MKAYAQAAGSAMAGATILAVDTAPKVIEGTWHGDQTVVLEFESVDAARAWYESEGYQKAAKLRQAAADCNAVILAGF from the coding sequence ATGAAAGCCTATGCTCAGGCTGCGGGTTCGGCGATGGCCGGTGCCACCATTCTTGCGGTGGACACCGCTCCGAAGGTGATCGAAGGCACCTGGCACGGCGATCAGACCGTCGTGCTGGAATTCGAATCGGTGGACGCGGCCCGCGCGTGGTACGAGTCTGAGGGCTATCAAAAGGCGGCGAAACTGCGGCAGGCGGCGGCCGACTGCAACGCCGTCATCCTCGCCGGCTTCTAG
- a CDS encoding indolepyruvate ferredoxin oxidoreductase family protein, whose translation MAVNTTYQLDDRYKKASGRVYVTGTQALVRLPLVQHQRDVAAGLRTAGFISGYPGSPLGGYDQALNAGRQFLAEHDIQFQPGLNEDLAATSVWGTQHASMMPGMEYDGVFSIWYGKGPGVDRSIDAIKHGAYSGAAPHGGVLVLAGDDHGCRSSTLAHASDQAFIHCAMPILHPATVQEYLDYGIYGWAMSRFSGCWIGFKCVTDVIESGASVDVDADRVSVVLPEVQMPPQGLNIFRGSGGQVAEQLLYEHRLPAAQEFVRVNGLDRVVLGGARPRLGIVTTGKAYLDVRAALDALGIDRPRAVELGLAVYKVAMPWPLEPTGIVEFAEGCDEILVIEEKRPIIEEQLSRLLVNLARRPVLLGKSDERRRPLVPNRGELEPQGIVKIIADRLGRLVDAPDIAERARPRVSLTAQPLGVTPTSGGLMRMAAFCSGCPHNTSTRLPEGSVAFGGIGCHGMTAMMPDRPTLAITHMGGEGALWIGVAPFVQTPHIFQNLGDGTYFHSGLLAIRAAVAAGVNITYKILVNGAIAMTGGQEIQGEVTAPEIARQVAAEGVKKVVVISDDPRRWRKEPLPEGVTVHHRSELDKIQRQLRDIPGTSAIVYEQECAAEKRRKRKRGRYPDPDVRVVINEQVCEGCGDCSVQSNCISIEPVETEYGRKRRINQSSCNKDYSCVLGYCPSFVTVKGAKLRVSETKLPQLPADAIAGLPTPTVAASDVPYSVLLAGIGGTGIVTMGALVGMAAHLEGKGVTVLDVAGLAQKNGPVSSHVRVYDNTDEVHANRIEAGGADVVIGADIVVASGAEYISKVAADRTALVVNDHVAPTSAFARNPDLDLSASPMRRALERAAGGSGDFLPATELAEALTGDSIYTNIMLLGYACQRGLLPVSLEAITRAIELNGAAVQANQRAFDWGRLAAVDRARVDAIAASAVHHVLDEAEVEETLDQLITRRVEDLTEYQNAGYAERYRAFVEKVRAVEAERVADSDELATAVARYLYKLMGYKDEYEVARLMGDPGFWQGIRDQFEGDLRVEFNIAPQIFNPRDPDTGRAKKYAFGPWMRYPLAVLAKGKRLRGTPFDFFGRTAHRREERALIGRYEATIDELLTTLDQENHAIAVEIASIPEHIRGYDLVKEAHLRDARQRESDLLEKYRDVSVS comes from the coding sequence GTGGCCGTCAATACCACCTACCAACTCGACGACCGATACAAGAAGGCTTCGGGACGGGTTTACGTCACCGGAACGCAGGCACTGGTGCGTTTGCCGTTGGTGCAACACCAGCGTGATGTTGCGGCGGGCTTGCGTACCGCGGGGTTCATCTCAGGTTATCCAGGGTCACCGCTGGGCGGGTATGACCAGGCGCTCAACGCCGGTCGGCAGTTCCTTGCCGAGCACGACATCCAATTTCAGCCCGGACTGAACGAGGATCTGGCCGCCACCTCGGTGTGGGGCACGCAGCACGCCTCGATGATGCCGGGCATGGAGTACGACGGCGTGTTCTCGATCTGGTACGGCAAGGGCCCCGGGGTCGATCGCTCTATCGATGCGATCAAGCACGGTGCGTATAGCGGGGCGGCTCCGCACGGTGGCGTGCTGGTGCTAGCCGGTGACGACCATGGCTGCCGTTCGTCGACGCTGGCCCATGCCAGCGATCAGGCGTTCATTCACTGCGCGATGCCGATACTGCACCCCGCGACGGTGCAGGAGTACCTGGATTACGGGATCTATGGCTGGGCCATGTCGCGGTTCTCGGGGTGCTGGATCGGGTTCAAGTGCGTTACCGACGTAATCGAGAGCGGCGCGTCGGTCGATGTCGACGCCGACCGGGTTTCCGTGGTCTTGCCGGAGGTCCAGATGCCGCCCCAGGGGCTGAACATCTTTCGTGGCAGCGGCGGACAGGTCGCCGAGCAGTTGTTGTACGAACACCGCCTTCCTGCGGCCCAGGAGTTTGTCCGGGTCAATGGGCTCGACCGGGTGGTCCTCGGTGGTGCGCGCCCCAGGCTGGGCATCGTCACGACGGGCAAGGCCTACCTCGATGTTCGGGCGGCGTTGGACGCGTTGGGAATTGACAGACCCAGGGCGGTCGAGCTGGGGCTCGCCGTCTACAAGGTGGCGATGCCCTGGCCGCTGGAGCCGACCGGCATCGTCGAATTCGCTGAGGGCTGTGACGAGATCCTGGTCATCGAGGAGAAACGCCCGATCATCGAGGAGCAGCTGAGCCGGCTTTTGGTGAATCTTGCCCGGCGCCCTGTCCTGTTGGGCAAGAGCGACGAGCGGCGTCGGCCGTTGGTGCCCAACCGCGGTGAGCTGGAGCCGCAGGGGATCGTGAAGATCATCGCCGATAGGCTCGGTCGGCTGGTCGACGCGCCCGACATCGCCGAACGGGCGCGTCCGCGAGTTTCCCTGACTGCGCAGCCATTAGGCGTGACGCCAACGAGTGGTGGGTTGATGCGGATGGCGGCCTTCTGCTCGGGTTGCCCGCACAACACCTCCACCCGCCTGCCCGAGGGCAGCGTGGCGTTCGGTGGGATCGGCTGCCACGGCATGACGGCGATGATGCCGGATCGTCCGACGCTGGCGATCACCCATATGGGCGGGGAGGGTGCGCTGTGGATCGGGGTGGCGCCGTTCGTGCAGACACCGCACATTTTCCAGAATCTCGGCGACGGCACCTACTTTCACTCCGGGCTGCTGGCCATCCGTGCGGCCGTCGCCGCGGGCGTCAACATCACCTACAAGATCCTTGTCAACGGTGCTATCGCGATGACCGGCGGCCAGGAAATCCAGGGCGAGGTGACGGCTCCGGAAATTGCGCGCCAGGTCGCAGCCGAGGGCGTGAAGAAAGTCGTTGTGATCTCTGACGATCCGAGGCGGTGGCGCAAAGAACCGCTGCCCGAAGGCGTTACGGTCCACCACCGGTCCGAACTGGACAAGATACAGCGGCAGCTGCGCGACATCCCTGGTACCTCGGCGATCGTCTACGAGCAGGAGTGCGCGGCGGAGAAGCGCCGCAAGCGCAAGCGTGGCAGATACCCCGACCCCGACGTCCGGGTAGTCATCAACGAGCAAGTGTGTGAGGGGTGCGGCGATTGCAGCGTGCAGTCCAACTGCATATCGATCGAGCCGGTGGAAACCGAATATGGCCGCAAGCGCCGGATTAACCAGTCCTCATGCAACAAGGATTACTCGTGCGTGCTGGGGTACTGCCCGAGTTTCGTGACGGTCAAGGGAGCCAAGTTGCGGGTCTCCGAGACCAAGTTGCCACAGTTGCCCGCCGATGCCATAGCCGGACTGCCGACTCCTACGGTCGCCGCCTCCGATGTGCCCTACAGCGTGCTGCTCGCTGGGATCGGCGGCACCGGCATCGTGACCATGGGCGCACTGGTCGGGATGGCCGCGCACCTCGAAGGCAAGGGCGTCACCGTGCTCGACGTGGCCGGCCTTGCGCAGAAGAACGGTCCCGTCTCCAGCCACGTGCGGGTCTATGACAACACCGACGAAGTGCATGCGAACCGCATCGAGGCCGGTGGCGCCGACGTGGTGATCGGCGCGGACATCGTCGTCGCATCGGGTGCGGAGTACATCAGTAAGGTTGCCGCCGATCGCACCGCGCTGGTGGTCAACGACCACGTCGCGCCGACCTCGGCATTCGCGCGCAACCCCGACCTGGACCTATCGGCATCGCCGATGCGGCGTGCGCTGGAACGTGCAGCCGGAGGTAGCGGTGACTTCCTGCCGGCTACCGAGCTGGCCGAGGCGCTGACCGGGGACTCGATTTACACCAACATCATGCTGCTGGGGTATGCGTGCCAGCGTGGCTTGTTGCCGGTCAGCCTCGAGGCGATAACGCGGGCCATCGAGCTCAATGGCGCTGCGGTGCAAGCCAATCAGCGGGCGTTCGACTGGGGGCGGCTGGCCGCCGTCGACCGGGCCCGGGTGGACGCGATCGCCGCGTCTGCCGTCCACCACGTGCTGGATGAGGCCGAAGTCGAGGAGACGCTCGATCAATTGATCACTCGGCGAGTAGAGGATCTGACCGAATACCAAAATGCCGGCTACGCCGAGCGCTATCGGGCCTTTGTCGAGAAGGTGCGAGCGGTCGAGGCCGAGCGGGTAGCAGACAGCGATGAACTGGCCACCGCCGTCGCCCGCTACCTCTACAAGCTGATGGGCTACAAGGACGAATACGAGGTCGCCCGGCTGATGGGAGATCCCGGGTTCTGGCAGGGCATCCGCGATCAGTTCGAGGGTGACTTGCGAGTCGAATTCAATATCGCGCCGCAGATCTTCAACCCGCGCGACCCCGACACCGGGCGAGCCAAGAAATACGCCTTCGGCCCGTGGATGCGGTATCCACTCGCGGTGTTGGCCAAGGGCAAGCGGCTGCGCGGCACACCATTCGATTTTTTCGGTCGAACCGCCCACCGCCGCGAGGAGCGGGCACTGATCGGCCGCTACGAAGCGACCATCGACGAACTGCTCACGACGCTGGATCAAGAAAACCACGCGATCGCGGTGGAAATCGCCAGCATTCCCGAGCACATCCGCGGCTACGACCTTGTGAAAGAAGCGCACCTGCGGGACGCCCGGCAGCGAGAATCCGATCTGCTCGAAAAGTACCGGGACGTATCGGTTTCATGA
- a CDS encoding aldehyde dehydrogenase family protein: MTLTEAEKRLRPGRMLIGEEWVAQGSGGEFVHIDPSTGRPHPPIAMAGPADVDRAVAAARAAFAGWRSMPADARRELLLRVASLIRDHAQELGVLMSLDNGTPQSTAVIFPLAAADNFAYFGGWADKVGGDVIPTWPASALDYAVMEPYGVVGVIIPWNAVMHNIGQVVGAALAAGNCVLLKAPELAPFAALRFGELMVEAGIPPGVVNIVAGGPQCGQAMVAHPGIDKIHFIGSGATAKRIIASAAETLKPVTIELGGKSANLLFADADLQAASWNAAFLCMTNAGQGCLLPTRLLVEDTVYDEVVDMVVEAARSLAVGDPFDPGTLIGPVITAAACERILGIIEKSKSDGAGKLVTGGSRIGADLADGYFIEPTVFADVDHASDLAQLEVFGPVLSIIRFGDEAEAVRLANDTQYGLTAYLNTNDLRRAHRVAAALEAGQVYVNGFIGVPTGAPFGGVKQSGFGRMGGKWGLEDFLRPKNVYIPLV; encoded by the coding sequence GTGACATTGACGGAGGCCGAAAAGCGGCTACGCCCGGGGCGGATGCTGATCGGGGAGGAATGGGTCGCGCAGGGCAGTGGCGGCGAGTTCGTCCACATCGATCCGTCCACGGGACGACCGCACCCACCGATCGCGATGGCGGGCCCGGCGGACGTGGACCGAGCAGTGGCCGCGGCCCGGGCCGCCTTTGCGGGCTGGCGCTCGATGCCGGCGGATGCGCGCCGCGAGCTGTTGCTGCGGGTGGCCAGCCTGATCCGCGACCACGCACAGGAGCTGGGCGTGCTGATGTCGTTGGACAACGGGACCCCGCAGTCGACTGCGGTGATATTTCCCTTGGCCGCGGCCGACAACTTCGCGTACTTCGGCGGGTGGGCCGACAAGGTGGGCGGCGACGTGATTCCGACCTGGCCGGCATCGGCGTTGGACTACGCGGTGATGGAGCCGTACGGCGTTGTCGGAGTGATCATTCCGTGGAACGCCGTCATGCACAACATCGGCCAGGTCGTGGGTGCGGCGCTTGCGGCCGGAAACTGTGTTCTGCTCAAGGCGCCGGAGCTAGCGCCCTTCGCAGCGTTGCGATTTGGCGAGTTGATGGTCGAAGCGGGGATCCCGCCCGGGGTGGTCAACATCGTCGCCGGCGGCCCGCAGTGCGGTCAGGCCATGGTCGCGCACCCGGGAATCGACAAGATCCACTTCATCGGAAGCGGAGCGACGGCCAAGCGAATAATCGCTTCGGCGGCCGAAACGCTCAAACCGGTGACGATCGAACTGGGCGGCAAGTCGGCGAACCTGCTATTCGCCGATGCCGACCTACAGGCCGCGTCGTGGAACGCGGCTTTCCTCTGCATGACCAACGCCGGGCAGGGGTGTCTGCTGCCCACTCGGCTGCTGGTCGAGGACACCGTCTATGACGAGGTGGTCGACATGGTGGTGGAAGCCGCGCGCTCGTTGGCGGTCGGTGACCCCTTCGACCCCGGCACGTTGATCGGGCCGGTGATCACCGCAGCGGCCTGCGAGCGCATCCTCGGAATCATCGAGAAGTCCAAATCCGATGGTGCAGGCAAGCTGGTGACTGGCGGCAGCCGGATCGGCGCGGACCTGGCCGACGGTTACTTCATCGAGCCGACAGTGTTTGCCGACGTGGACCACGCGAGTGATCTGGCCCAGCTGGAGGTGTTCGGACCGGTCCTGTCGATCATCCGGTTCGGCGATGAGGCGGAGGCGGTCCGGCTGGCCAACGACACCCAGTACGGACTAACCGCCTACCTGAACACCAACGACCTGCGCCGCGCGCACCGGGTCGCGGCGGCCCTGGAGGCCGGGCAGGTCTACGTCAACGGGTTCATCGGCGTGCCCACCGGCGCACCCTTCGGCGGAGTCAAACAATCCGGTTTCGGGCGGATGGGCGGAAAGTGGGGATTAGAGGACTTCCTCCGCCCGAAAAACGTTTACATTCCATTGGTCTAG